In a single window of the Streptomyces sp. NBC_00094 genome:
- the mtnA gene encoding S-methyl-5-thioribose-1-phosphate isomerase gives MASDQPSLRWDGDAIVTLDQRALPHERRLLRLTTVDDVITAITTLAVRGAPSIGLAGALGVALSAYAHCSPGAADHGREAVHADARRLAAARPTAVNLAWAVDRALAKLADGPDAVLAEATVMIDEDRSVNRQMVAHAVQAVLDRCPQRPLRILTHCNTGRLATAAVGTALGTILALADAGKITEVLVGETRPLLQGARLTAWELAEAGVPHRVCVDSAAAAAMSRGLVDCVLVGADRITAGGDAANKIGTYALAIAAAHHGIPFIVVAPESSWDRSLADGRDIVIEERDADEVTSYGGVRTTPVGTRAYNPAFDVTPASLISATVSEHGVHSASEVSV, from the coding sequence ATGGCCTCCGACCAGCCGTCACTGCGCTGGGACGGCGACGCGATCGTCACGCTCGATCAGCGCGCACTGCCCCACGAACGTCGACTCCTGCGTCTGACCACCGTGGACGACGTCATCACCGCCATCACGACACTCGCGGTACGGGGCGCCCCCTCCATCGGACTCGCGGGCGCCCTCGGCGTCGCGCTCTCCGCCTACGCCCACTGCTCGCCCGGCGCCGCCGACCACGGGCGGGAAGCCGTACACGCCGATGCTCGGCGGCTCGCCGCCGCCCGACCCACGGCCGTCAACCTCGCGTGGGCCGTCGACAGGGCTCTCGCGAAGCTCGCCGACGGCCCGGACGCGGTACTCGCCGAAGCGACCGTCATGATCGACGAGGACCGATCGGTCAACCGGCAGATGGTCGCCCACGCGGTCCAGGCCGTACTCGACCGCTGCCCTCAGCGGCCCCTGCGGATCCTCACCCATTGCAACACCGGCCGACTCGCGACCGCGGCCGTGGGAACCGCCCTCGGCACGATCCTCGCCCTCGCGGACGCCGGGAAGATCACCGAGGTCCTCGTCGGCGAGACCCGACCGCTCCTGCAGGGCGCCCGGCTGACGGCCTGGGAGCTGGCCGAAGCCGGCGTGCCGCACCGCGTGTGCGTCGACAGCGCGGCCGCCGCGGCCATGAGCCGGGGACTTGTCGACTGCGTCCTGGTCGGAGCCGACCGCATCACCGCCGGCGGGGACGCCGCCAACAAGATCGGCACCTACGCACTGGCGATCGCCGCCGCCCACCACGGCATTCCCTTCATCGTCGTCGCCCCCGAGTCGTCCTGGGACAGATCGCTCGCCGACGGACGGGACATCGTCATCGAGGAACGCGACGCCGACGAGGTGACCTCCTACGGAGGCGTCCGCACCACCCCGGTTGGTACGCGTGCGTACAACCCGGCCTTCGACGTCACCCCTGCCTCCCTGATCTCCGCCACCGTCTCCGAACACGGTGTGCACTCCGCATCCGAGGTGAGCGTATGA
- a CDS encoding GTP-binding protein, with protein sequence MITFIPLTGFLGAGKTTTMTAAALALQAQGRKVAVITNDQGVELVDTKLVRSKLDSVAEVTGGCFCCKFEDLVEAIVALVASDSVDTVIAEAVGSCTDLQATVVRPLRQYYGDDMVVAPLTTVVDPLRHLAFARAAERGEPESDLSYLFRQQVTEADVIAVNKLDTIKVDRVEELLAALRASNPKATVVGYSATTGAHLDTLLEAWQAPATNEDVVLDIDYDRYAAAEAQLAWMNQELDLTAVEGGFDATAWARTVLENLSAWSAEHDAVIGHAKITVETADGDFAKLSLTESGAQPTLDRATEAAAPTGRAVVNARVACEPDALDAAVTEAVKAADLATAVTSSATTPVSFKPSYPRPVHRLAPTGA encoded by the coding sequence ATGATCACCTTCATCCCCCTGACCGGCTTCCTCGGGGCGGGCAAGACCACCACCATGACCGCCGCCGCCCTGGCGCTCCAGGCGCAGGGCCGCAAGGTCGCCGTCATCACCAACGACCAGGGCGTCGAGCTGGTCGACACCAAGCTCGTACGGAGCAAGCTCGACAGCGTCGCCGAGGTCACCGGCGGCTGCTTCTGCTGCAAGTTCGAGGACCTCGTCGAGGCCATCGTCGCCCTGGTCGCCTCCGACAGCGTCGACACCGTGATCGCCGAGGCCGTCGGCAGCTGCACGGACCTCCAGGCCACCGTCGTACGCCCGCTGCGTCAGTACTACGGCGACGACATGGTCGTCGCCCCCCTGACCACCGTCGTCGACCCGCTGCGACACCTGGCCTTCGCCCGCGCCGCCGAGCGCGGCGAGCCGGAGTCGGACCTCTCGTACCTCTTCCGCCAGCAGGTCACCGAGGCCGACGTCATCGCCGTGAACAAGCTCGACACCATCAAGGTGGACCGGGTCGAGGAGCTCCTCGCCGCGCTCCGTGCGAGCAACCCGAAGGCGACCGTCGTCGGCTACTCCGCCACCACCGGTGCCCACCTGGACACGCTGCTCGAAGCGTGGCAGGCACCCGCCACGAACGAGGACGTCGTCCTCGACATCGACTACGACCGCTACGCGGCCGCCGAGGCCCAGCTCGCCTGGATGAACCAGGAGCTCGACCTCACCGCCGTCGAGGGCGGCTTCGACGCGACCGCCTGGGCCCGCACCGTCCTGGAGAACCTGTCCGCCTGGTCCGCTGAGCACGACGCCGTGATCGGCCACGCCAAGATCACCGTGGAGACGGCCGACGGGGACTTCGCCAAGCTCAGCCTCACCGAATCCGGCGCGCAGCCCACGCTCGACCGCGCCACCGAGGCCGCCGCACCGACCGGCCGCGCCGTCGTCAACGCCCGCGTCGCCTGCGAGCCCGACGCCCTGGACGCCGCCGTCACCGAGGCGGTCAAGGCCGCCGACCTGGCCACCGCCGTCACCTCCTCGGCGACCACCCCGGTGTCGTTCAAGCCCTCCTACCCGCGCCCCGTGCACCGCCTCGCCCCCACCGGCGCCTGA
- a CDS encoding S-methyl-5'-thioadenosine phosphorylase, with protein MSDPSEETAKAEIAVIGGSGFYELLESVQRVEVTTPYGAPSDAVSVGTVGDRRVAFLPRHGSHHELPPHRINYRANMWALRSLGVRQVLAPCAVGSLRTSLGPGSVVLPDQLVDRTTARVQTYYDHGATHVSFADPYCDAGRAAVLKAAGEAGADVHDGGVMVVVEGPRFSTRAESQWYASAGWSLINMTGHPEAVLARELALCYTSIALVTDYDAGVERGEGVSQDEVFRVFAANVERLKDLVLRTVPVLDRDRECACAAALDGMDLPFDLP; from the coding sequence ATGAGTGATCCATCCGAGGAGACGGCGAAGGCGGAGATCGCGGTCATCGGCGGCAGCGGCTTCTACGAACTCCTGGAGTCGGTGCAGCGGGTCGAGGTCACCACCCCGTACGGCGCGCCATCCGACGCGGTGTCCGTCGGCACCGTGGGCGATCGCCGAGTGGCCTTCCTGCCCCGGCACGGCAGCCACCACGAGCTTCCCCCGCACCGCATCAACTACCGCGCCAACATGTGGGCCCTGCGCTCGCTGGGGGTGCGGCAGGTCCTCGCGCCCTGCGCCGTCGGTTCCCTGCGCACCTCGCTCGGCCCCGGCAGCGTGGTCCTTCCCGACCAGCTCGTCGACCGGACCACGGCCCGCGTGCAGACGTACTACGACCACGGCGCGACGCACGTCTCCTTCGCCGACCCGTACTGTGACGCCGGACGAGCGGCCGTGCTCAAGGCCGCGGGCGAGGCCGGAGCCGACGTCCACGACGGCGGGGTGATGGTGGTCGTCGAGGGCCCCCGATTCTCCACCCGGGCGGAGTCCCAGTGGTACGCGTCCGCCGGCTGGTCGCTCATCAACATGACCGGGCACCCCGAGGCCGTCCTCGCCCGTGAACTCGCCCTCTGCTACACCTCCATCGCGCTCGTGACCGACTACGACGCCGGCGTGGAGCGGGGAGAGGGAGTCTCGCAGGACGAGGTCTTCCGCGTGTTCGCGGCGAACGTGGAACGACTGAAGGACCTGGTCCTGCGGACCGTCCCCGTCCTGGACCGCGACAGGGAATGCGCGTGCGCGGCGGCGCTCGACGGGATGGACCTGCCGTTCGATCTCCCCTGA
- a CDS encoding DUF4386 domain-containing protein, producing the protein MPTSVSAPRTTSLQDAAPRPRGAVALLTVSLSYAVLTAAYVVTNRATPQPDASGRDILSQYVREHGTAIDLGAFLLLVAAVLLVPVAATLARLVRRGREQGAAAATVLAGGLLASGALGASAALTWTLGRLPEDAPAALARTLADLSFLAGGVGYAVSFALLAAGACLAARESGLLPRACVITGLVIAAAGLAATLTLLAIDFGYLLPVVRFGGTAWLVWAASALFRARPITPRTNA; encoded by the coding sequence ATGCCCACATCAGTAAGCGCACCCCGGACGACCTCGCTCCAGGACGCGGCCCCGCGCCCGCGCGGCGCCGTCGCGCTGCTCACCGTCTCGCTCTCCTACGCCGTACTCACCGCCGCGTACGTCGTCACCAACCGCGCCACCCCACAGCCCGACGCCTCCGGCCGCGACATCCTGAGCCAGTACGTACGCGAACACGGCACGGCGATCGACCTGGGAGCCTTCCTGCTGCTCGTCGCCGCCGTTCTCCTGGTGCCCGTGGCCGCCACCCTGGCCCGGCTGGTGCGGCGGGGGCGGGAGCAGGGTGCCGCGGCGGCAACGGTCCTCGCCGGCGGGCTGCTGGCCAGTGGCGCACTGGGCGCCAGCGCCGCGCTCACCTGGACCCTCGGCCGGCTTCCGGAAGACGCACCCGCAGCCCTGGCCCGCACCCTGGCGGACCTGTCCTTCCTCGCCGGCGGTGTCGGATACGCCGTGTCCTTCGCTCTCCTGGCGGCAGGCGCCTGCCTGGCAGCCCGTGAGAGCGGGCTGCTGCCGCGCGCCTGCGTCATCACCGGGCTTGTCATCGCCGCCGCCGGACTGGCGGCCACCCTCACGCTCCTCGCCATCGACTTCGGCTACCTGCTGCCCGTCGTCCGCTTCGGTGGCACGGCGTGGCTGGTGTGGGCCGCGTCCGCGCTGTTCCGCGCGCGCCCGATCACACCGCGGACGAACGCGTGA
- a CDS encoding ATP-grasp domain-containing protein, translated as MAATSHPQSSTTEAPVLLIMGSGDRRYREYIVAAVSRHFRLWLLDAHEPSWQLPYVEGTSLLDTKNLDDLLAEARKVAQQLPVVGVFTYDESLVHVAARLAEALGMPGSAPDAVLACRDKAATRSRLVAADVPQPACTPVATAAEARAAADKTGYPVVIKARGLAGSLGVVRADDGDAVEAAFEAASSANWPGVPRYEADVLVEEYLTGPEISIDAVVVDGVCTPMIVARKQVGMDPYFEETGHTVDAADPLLQDPELLDQLHRIHQALGFAHGATHTEFKLTPKGPRLVEINARLGGDFIPLIGMLATGTDPAVAAAQVAAGLTPDTAPKTQKTAAIRFLYPERDCEAVEVTVRTDLFGPTVHSAVATAGPGTRLALPPRAYMNRYGYVIAVGEDRDQVTADADAAPALVELRSRPLAD; from the coding sequence ATGGCCGCCACGTCCCACCCGCAGTCGTCCACCACCGAGGCACCGGTCCTGCTCATCATGGGCAGCGGTGACCGCCGCTACCGGGAGTACATCGTGGCGGCCGTCTCGCGTCACTTCCGACTGTGGCTCCTCGACGCGCACGAGCCGAGCTGGCAGCTGCCGTACGTGGAGGGGACCTCGCTCCTCGACACCAAGAACCTCGACGACCTTCTCGCCGAGGCGAGGAAGGTCGCGCAACAGCTCCCCGTCGTCGGGGTCTTCACCTACGACGAGTCGCTCGTACACGTCGCCGCACGGCTCGCCGAAGCCCTCGGCATGCCCGGAAGCGCACCCGACGCGGTGCTGGCGTGCCGCGACAAGGCGGCCACCCGGTCGCGCCTCGTGGCGGCGGACGTGCCGCAGCCGGCCTGCACGCCGGTCGCCACGGCCGCCGAGGCCCGCGCCGCGGCCGACAAGACGGGTTACCCCGTGGTGATCAAGGCCCGTGGCCTCGCCGGCAGCCTCGGCGTCGTCCGCGCCGACGACGGCGACGCCGTCGAGGCGGCCTTCGAAGCCGCAAGCTCCGCCAACTGGCCGGGAGTCCCCCGTTACGAGGCCGACGTCCTGGTCGAGGAGTACCTGACCGGTCCCGAGATCAGCATCGACGCGGTCGTCGTCGACGGTGTGTGCACCCCGATGATCGTGGCGCGCAAGCAGGTCGGCATGGACCCGTACTTCGAAGAGACCGGTCACACCGTCGACGCCGCCGACCCCCTGCTCCAGGACCCGGAGCTCCTGGACCAACTGCACCGCATCCACCAGGCGCTCGGCTTCGCACACGGCGCCACGCACACCGAGTTCAAGCTCACCCCCAAGGGACCCCGACTCGTCGAGATCAACGCGCGCCTGGGCGGTGACTTCATCCCTCTCATCGGCATGCTCGCCACCGGCACCGACCCGGCCGTCGCCGCCGCCCAGGTGGCGGCCGGGCTCACCCCCGACACCGCGCCGAAGACACAGAAGACCGCGGCCATCAGGTTCCTCTACCCGGAGCGCGACTGCGAGGCCGTCGAGGTGACCGTGCGCACCGACCTCTTCGGGCCCACGGTGCACAGCGCGGTCGCGACGGCCGGTCCCGGAACCCGGCTGGCCCTCCCGCCCCGGGCGTACATGAACCGCTACGGCTACGTCATCGCCGTCGGCGAGGACCGCGACCAGGTGACCGCCGACGCGGATGCCGCGCCCGCGCTCGTCGAGCTGCGCTCGCGTCCCCTGGCCGACTGA
- a CDS encoding arsenate reductase ArsC has protein sequence MPTAPLASVLFVCVHNAGRSQMAAGFLDHLAGDRVEVRSAGSVPGDRVNPAAVEAMREVGVDISHRKPKVLTTEAVQASDYVITMGCGDACPVFPGKKYLDWALEDPAGQGVEAVRPIRDEIKDLIEGLIAEIDARQEA, from the coding sequence ATGCCCACTGCTCCGCTCGCCTCCGTACTCTTCGTCTGCGTCCACAACGCGGGCCGCTCCCAGATGGCCGCCGGATTCCTGGACCACCTGGCCGGCGACCGCGTCGAGGTCCGCTCCGCCGGCTCGGTCCCCGGCGACCGCGTCAACCCGGCCGCGGTCGAGGCGATGCGGGAGGTCGGCGTCGACATCTCCCACCGGAAGCCGAAGGTACTGACCACCGAGGCCGTCCAGGCGTCCGACTACGTCATCACCATGGGCTGCGGCGACGCCTGCCCGGTCTTCCCCGGCAAGAAGTACCTCGACTGGGCCCTGGAGGACCCGGCCGGCCAGGGCGTCGAGGCCGTCCGCCCCATCCGCGACGAGATCAAGGACCTCATCGAGGGCCTCATCGCCGAGATCGACGCGCGACAAGAGGCGTGA
- a CDS encoding GNAT family N-acetyltransferase has product MGGSPRVVISTGQTLPDMDWTGELAGLTDSWPYLGPTWLRATEKVLPDIQPWHTLAHRARGELALLPGYILTTPPVVDHEPRTYLGWQAPSGEEVCCGAETDAARSAEVDALGTEPFFPTLLLGSPLGYRTEVAYNFWTPTLMGSIVDKLVPAAFEAGIKCIVAPWIPARRGNDALVDALDAAGGHSTFWGYEDFMSLDAPNWEGHLAALPLKKRQRIKGDVRRAEAAGVTIERVDGADIRPFVARIAELTCLNREKNGAGEEPGHIVGVLSALIDEGADVRAYLGYKDGALVATCVTIRKNHRLFPKWAGFDYAAIGERSGIYFALVLDAPVRDAYAEGLRTVEFGAGAHQAKALRGCTPRAVTTSMLLADPALRPRAAAWLDAFGNSRRVAFGAASAPAQPASLPLLGGSGDSGCCA; this is encoded by the coding sequence ATGGGTGGATCACCCCGCGTCGTCATCTCCACCGGCCAGACCCTCCCGGACATGGACTGGACCGGCGAACTCGCCGGCCTCACCGACTCGTGGCCGTACCTCGGCCCCACGTGGCTCCGCGCCACGGAGAAGGTGCTCCCCGACATCCAGCCCTGGCACACCCTCGCCCACCGCGCCCGCGGCGAACTGGCCCTCCTCCCCGGCTACATCCTCACCACCCCGCCGGTCGTCGACCACGAACCGCGCACCTACCTGGGCTGGCAGGCCCCCTCCGGTGAAGAGGTGTGCTGCGGCGCCGAGACCGACGCCGCGCGCAGCGCCGAGGTCGACGCCCTGGGAACCGAGCCCTTCTTCCCGACGCTCCTGCTCGGCTCCCCGCTGGGCTACCGCACCGAGGTCGCCTACAACTTCTGGACCCCCACCCTGATGGGGTCCATCGTCGACAAGCTGGTGCCCGCCGCGTTCGAGGCCGGCATCAAGTGCATCGTCGCCCCCTGGATCCCCGCCCGGCGCGGCAACGACGCCCTGGTCGACGCGCTCGACGCGGCCGGCGGGCACAGCACGTTCTGGGGTTACGAGGACTTCATGAGCCTCGACGCGCCGAACTGGGAAGGCCACCTCGCGGCCCTGCCCCTGAAGAAGCGCCAGCGCATCAAGGGCGACGTCCGCCGCGCCGAGGCCGCCGGCGTGACGATCGAGCGCGTCGACGGCGCCGACATCCGCCCGTTCGTCGCCCGCATCGCCGAACTCACCTGCCTCAACCGGGAGAAGAACGGCGCCGGCGAGGAGCCCGGACACATCGTCGGTGTCCTCTCCGCGCTGATCGACGAGGGCGCGGACGTCCGCGCGTACCTCGGATACAAGGACGGCGCGCTCGTCGCCACCTGCGTCACCATCCGCAAGAACCACCGCCTCTTCCCGAAGTGGGCCGGCTTCGACTACGCCGCGATCGGCGAGCGCAGCGGCATCTACTTCGCGCTCGTCCTCGACGCCCCCGTCCGCGACGCCTACGCCGAAGGCCTGCGCACCGTCGAGTTCGGCGCCGGCGCCCACCAGGCGAAGGCCCTGCGCGGCTGCACCCCGCGCGCCGTCACCACCTCGATGCTGCTCGCCGACCCGGCGCTGCGGCCACGAGCGGCGGCCTGGCTCGACGCCTTCGGGAACAGCAGGCGCGTCGCGTTCGGCGCCGCCTCCGCCCCGGCCCAGCCCGCGAGCCTGCCCCTCCTCGGTGGCTCCGGCGACAGCGGCTGCTGCGCCTGA
- a CDS encoding helix-turn-helix transcriptional regulator yields MSETSLDQETAEEYAGWFRALADPTRIRIMRFLSGHTDSVPVGEIVAHLRLNQSTVSHHLKILHTARFLTRRRVGASIRYAVNPRCVTEFPSAADILLGAPVRSCREPGSS; encoded by the coding sequence ATGTCCGAGACCTCGCTCGACCAGGAGACCGCCGAGGAGTACGCCGGCTGGTTCCGGGCTCTGGCCGACCCCACGCGCATCCGCATCATGCGGTTCCTGAGCGGCCACACGGACTCCGTGCCGGTGGGCGAGATCGTCGCCCACCTTCGACTCAACCAGTCGACCGTCTCCCATCACCTGAAGATCCTCCACACCGCTCGATTCCTGACCAGGCGCCGTGTCGGCGCCAGCATCCGGTACGCGGTCAACCCCCGCTGCGTCACCGAGTTCCCCAGCGCCGCCGATATCCTCCTCGGCGCCCCGGTCCGCTCCTGTCGGGAGCCGGGATCCAGCTGA
- a CDS encoding methyltransferase domain-containing protein — translation MSETTTAGSLQEEVREYYRAKAAEAETSGACCSPDPQTFGPAAYDEIGPGTAPDTALLASLGCGNPSAVAELREGETVLDLGSGGGLDVILSARRVGPDGRVFGLDFLEEMLALAARNVADAEVDNVVFLKGTIESIPLPADTVDVIISNCVINLSLNKPAVFAEMARVLTPGGRLGISDVVAEDRLSPEERAERGGHSQCIAGALSVAEYKELLDAVGLKDAEVVFTQEAADGLHAAIIRAHKPLDADTQECAPGGTCC, via the coding sequence ATGAGCGAGACCACCACCGCCGGCAGCCTGCAGGAAGAGGTCCGGGAGTACTACCGGGCCAAGGCCGCCGAGGCCGAGACGAGCGGCGCCTGCTGCTCGCCCGACCCGCAGACCTTCGGACCCGCCGCGTACGACGAGATCGGCCCCGGCACCGCGCCCGACACCGCCCTTCTCGCCAGCCTCGGCTGCGGCAACCCGAGCGCCGTCGCCGAACTGCGCGAGGGCGAGACGGTCCTGGACCTCGGCTCCGGCGGCGGCCTGGACGTCATCCTCAGCGCCCGGCGCGTCGGTCCGGACGGCCGCGTCTTCGGCCTGGACTTCCTGGAGGAGATGCTCGCCCTCGCCGCCCGCAACGTCGCCGACGCCGAGGTCGACAACGTCGTCTTCCTCAAGGGCACGATCGAGTCGATCCCGCTGCCGGCCGACACCGTCGACGTGATCATCTCCAACTGCGTGATCAACCTGTCCCTGAACAAGCCGGCCGTCTTCGCCGAGATGGCCCGCGTCCTCACCCCCGGCGGCCGGCTCGGCATCAGCGACGTCGTCGCCGAGGACCGGCTCAGCCCCGAGGAGCGGGCCGAGCGCGGCGGACACAGCCAGTGCATCGCCGGCGCGCTGTCCGTCGCCGAGTACAAGGAACTCCTCGACGCGGTGGGCCTGAAGGACGCGGAGGTCGTCTTCACCCAGGAGGCCGCCGACGGTCTCCACGCCGCGATCATCCGCGCCCACAAGCCCCTGGACGCCGACACGCAGGAGTGCGCGCCCGGCGGCACCTGCTGCTGA
- the mtnB gene encoding methylthioribulose 1-phosphate dehydratase, with protein sequence MSYAPSTAAGKQSAQQLADLTRTLYERGWMPGTSGNVSVRLPEDPDRALITASGRDKGELTARDVVEVDTRTGEASLPGQARPSAETSIHAAVYRVTGARAVIHAHSPYATVIAHRVGAHGAVSSLRVERFELLKGLGLTDPAAMDLPVFPNWPEVERISEDVAAHLAAYGEGPPGLLLADHGITAWGDSLNQAKNRLECLESLCQLLVLAQSELRVSRA encoded by the coding sequence ATGAGTTACGCGCCGTCCACCGCCGCCGGCAAGCAGTCCGCCCAGCAGCTGGCCGACCTCACCCGCACCCTGTACGAGCGCGGATGGATGCCGGGCACCTCCGGCAACGTGTCCGTGCGACTGCCCGAGGATCCCGACAGGGCGCTGATCACGGCGAGCGGCCGGGACAAGGGCGAGCTGACCGCACGGGACGTGGTGGAGGTCGACACCCGCACCGGCGAGGCGTCCCTTCCCGGTCAGGCCCGCCCCTCGGCCGAGACCTCCATCCACGCGGCGGTCTACCGCGTCACCGGAGCCCGCGCCGTCATCCACGCACACTCTCCGTACGCCACCGTGATCGCCCACCGCGTCGGCGCCCACGGGGCGGTGTCCTCACTCCGGGTGGAACGCTTCGAGCTGCTCAAGGGACTGGGCCTCACGGACCCGGCAGCCATGGACCTGCCGGTGTTCCCCAACTGGCCCGAGGTGGAGCGGATCTCCGAGGACGTCGCCGCCCACCTCGCGGCGTACGGGGAAGGCCCGCCGGGGCTCCTCCTGGCCGATCACGGCATCACCGCGTGGGGCGACTCGCTCAACCAGGCCAAGAACAGGCTCGAATGCCTGGAGTCACTCTGCCAGCTGCTCGTGCTCGCCCAGTCCGAACTGCGCGTCTCCCGTGCCTGA
- the mtnC gene encoding acireductone synthase yields the protein MPDSRLDRVPDNGPRAVVLDIEGTTGSLSHVRDVLFPYARARLAPWLTEHRGTAPWRQILDAVAAHTGAAQDEASALALLEQWADADVKAAPLKALQGLIWSGGYEAGELSGHVYPDVPPALEHWKAQGTGRFIYSSGSVAAQRDWFGHTAHGDLRPLLDGYFDLTTAGPKAHTDSYRAIAAELGHDPGELLFVSDVGAELDAAADAGWQTVAVRRPDDERPAVPGHEAVASLTPLVSRPGAGRPTAPDRTYTQEDRNHE from the coding sequence ATGCCGGACAGCCGACTCGACCGGGTCCCCGACAACGGGCCGCGTGCCGTCGTCCTCGACATCGAGGGAACCACCGGGTCCCTCAGCCACGTACGCGACGTCCTCTTCCCCTACGCCCGCGCGCGGCTCGCCCCCTGGCTCACCGAACACCGCGGCACCGCACCCTGGCGGCAGATCCTCGACGCGGTCGCCGCCCACACCGGGGCGGCCCAGGACGAGGCGAGTGCTCTGGCGCTCCTGGAGCAGTGGGCCGACGCCGATGTGAAGGCGGCGCCGCTGAAGGCGCTGCAGGGACTGATCTGGTCCGGAGGCTACGAGGCGGGGGAGCTGTCCGGCCACGTCTACCCTGACGTACCGCCCGCCTTGGAGCACTGGAAGGCACAGGGCACCGGCCGCTTCATCTACTCGTCCGGTTCCGTGGCCGCTCAGCGCGACTGGTTCGGCCACACCGCGCACGGCGACCTGCGCCCGCTGCTCGACGGCTACTTCGACCTGACGACGGCCGGCCCGAAGGCGCACACCGACTCCTACCGCGCCATCGCGGCGGAGCTCGGGCACGACCCCGGGGAACTGCTCTTCGTCAGCGACGTCGGTGCCGAGCTCGACGCCGCCGCCGACGCCGGCTGGCAGACCGTGGCCGTGCGCCGCCCCGACGACGAACGCCCCGCCGTGCCCGGGCACGAGGCGGTCGCCTCCCTCACCCCACTCGTCTCCCGACCCGGCGCGGGCAGGCCGACGGCGCCGGATCGCACGTACACACAGGAGGACCGGAACCATGAGTGA
- a CDS encoding acireductone dioxygenase — protein sequence MTLLQIMPDDAPDTVLLRTRDEAAIAQALRERSVSFTRWPLRTRVTPETTSDELLDAYRHEVDELCARQGLRLVDVARLHPEEGPEWRERATKARSTFLDEHRHAEDEVRFFAQGTGCFYLHLDDRVYAVVCEAGDLLSVPAGTRHWFDMGPDPDFCAIRFFEKEDGWVGDFTQEPIAGGFPRLDALLRED from the coding sequence ATGACATTGCTGCAGATCATGCCGGACGACGCACCGGACACCGTCCTGCTCCGTACGCGGGATGAGGCCGCCATCGCGCAGGCCCTGCGCGAGCGGTCGGTCTCCTTCACACGCTGGCCGTTGCGCACCCGCGTGACGCCGGAGACGACGTCCGACGAGCTGCTCGACGCCTACCGGCACGAGGTCGACGAGCTCTGCGCCCGCCAGGGGCTGCGCCTCGTCGACGTCGCCAGGCTCCACCCCGAGGAAGGGCCGGAGTGGCGGGAGCGAGCGACCAAGGCCCGGTCGACCTTCCTCGACGAGCACCGGCACGCCGAGGACGAGGTCAGGTTCTTCGCCCAGGGCACCGGCTGCTTCTACCTCCACCTCGACGACCGCGTCTACGCCGTCGTGTGCGAGGCCGGCGACCTGCTGTCGGTTCCCGCCGGCACCCGGCACTGGTTCGACATGGGTCCCGACCCGGACTTCTGCGCCATCCGCTTCTTCGAGAAGGAGGACGGCTGGGTGGGCGACTTCACCCAGGAACCCATCGCCGGCGGATTCCCTCGTCTCGACGCACTCCTGCGGGAAGACTGA